The Microcoleus sp. FACHB-831 sequence GGTATGGCGATGGGTTCCGTGCCAGAGGTAATTGCTCACCGCCAGACGGGATATGTCTGTTACTCTCTCGAAGAAATGATTGCAGCGGTTCCAAATGCAATGAAATTAGACCGTCAAACTTGTCGAAACTACGTTTTGAATCGCTTTAGCGTCAAGACTATGGTAGACGAATACGAACAGGCTTATCGCATTGCTCTGCTGGGGAATAATTAATGAGCGGTATCGGCTAAAAGCTAAAACTGGCTGCAATCTTGGAGAACTATTAGGTATATTAGGGTGGGCAGCGCCCACCTTACTGTTAAGCTGATTGCTTCTGTTTTGATTGCTTGGCCTTTGGTTCGCTATAGTCCTCGAAGCTAATTAGTTTTAAATGCTTCGCGCCAACCTCAGAAAGCAGTTCTTTGGCTAACAAGTATCCCGCACAAGTCCAGGTTTGATTTCTCCTGGCTTCTCTGCCAATTAAGTGTCCCGTGTGGCCATCATAGTATTCCGGCCAACGATCCTTTTGCAAGCGTTTTCCAGCAGTTTCAATTACTGCCGAAGCAAAATTTATATACTCCTCTTCGCCTACTTTCCGAGCGGCGGCTGCCCACATCCACATCAAAACTGGCCAACTGCCACCATTATGGTAAGACCAGGGGCTATTTTTTGGATCGCAGCCAGTGACAATCTTCCACTCTTGATCTTCTATAGCTGCGTAACAGATTTTAAAGGGCATCTGTCCAATTAACTCTTTTCGCCGTTCCTCGATGAGATTCATAATCTCTATGGCCTGTTTGTTGGTAACTAGCGAAGAAATGATAGACATCAAGTTGCCAACAGCAAAAAAGCGAAAATCCATCTGGGAGGGGCCGATATTACCTATTAGATATCCGCCGTCTTCTGGCAGCCAATCGTCTAAATTAGCATAGGGGATAGATGATGCATAGATGTTGTACTTGTTGATAGCTGTTTCTCCATATTCTTCAACATTGTACTGATAGGTTTTATTCAACGCCTCCATATCCATCCAATATTCATCGCGCATATGATTGGCGAGTTCTACTAAGCGCTCTTTGATGGCTGGGATAATGTCTTTATTGCTGTGATTCTTGCGATCCATTAGCTCATCAGCAGCACGCAAAGCAGCATAAAAGAGAACTTGGATTTCTAAAGGATAGCC is a genomic window containing:
- a CDS encoding glycoside hydrolase 100 family protein, with translation MQEALETEALSILVKSLITYKGRIVGTPAAYYPESNNDITDKNKKVTKDKLNYDQVFIRDFVPVALLFLIKGEFDVKLDEKKEVHVKGKEIVKNFLEVTLELHQQERAKSFLNTGRVLMPASFKIKKVGGKEKLEPDFGQHAIARVTPVDSSLWWILLLRAYWKATGNTNLVHRIDFQEGIRLILELCFSDRFDREPTLLVPDGACMIDRRMGIYGYPLEIQVLFYAALRAADELMDRKNHSNKDIIPAIKERLVELANHMRDEYWMDMEALNKTYQYNVEEYGETAINKYNIYASSIPYANLDDWLPEDGGYLIGNIGPSQMDFRFFAVGNLMSIISSLVTNKQAIEIMNLIEERRKELIGQMPFKICYAAIEDQEWKIVTGCDPKNSPWSYHNGGSWPVLMWMWAAAARKVGEEEYINFASAVIETAGKRLQKDRWPEYYDGHTGHLIGREARRNQTWTCAGYLLAKELLSEVGAKHLKLISFEDYSEPKAKQSKQKQSA